One window of the Candidatus Chryseobacterium colombiense genome contains the following:
- a CDS encoding acyl-CoA thioesterase, whose amino-acid sequence MEKEVSTTVKVRFSDCDPIGHLNNVKYLDYMFNAREDHVETFYGFTYEEYTKKTGCTWIAIQNEIAYLKEVRYNTSVVISSKTIDIQDRTAKVEILMKSLDEKTIHAVLWVTVIYFNVKTRRSEVHPEDIKETFHKFYMDLEQKDFQSRVKFLRSQNAKNS is encoded by the coding sequence ATGGAAAAAGAAGTATCAACAACGGTAAAAGTACGCTTTAGCGACTGTGATCCAATAGGTCACCTAAACAATGTGAAATATTTGGATTATATGTTCAATGCAAGAGAGGATCATGTGGAGACATTTTACGGGTTTACTTATGAAGAATATACAAAGAAAACTGGCTGTACTTGGATCGCCATTCAGAACGAAATAGCATATCTGAAAGAAGTTAGATACAATACATCTGTTGTTATTAGCAGTAAAACAATCGATATTCAGGATAGAACTGCCAAAGTTGAAATTCTAATGAAAAGTTTGGATGAAAAAACAATTCATGCAGTATTATGGGTTACTGTTATTTATTTTAATGTAAAAACAAGAAGATCTGAAGTACACCCGGAAGACATAAAAGAAACATTCCATAAATTCTATATGGACCTGGAACAAAAAGACTTCCAATCAAGGGTTAAATTTTTAAGATCTCAAAACGCAAAAAACTCATAA
- the rfbD gene encoding dTDP-4-dehydrorhamnose reductase, with the protein MKKILVIGSNGQLGSCIKHIAENFENKYEFIFTDSQALNVTNSEQIQSFFYDNKPDFCINASAYTAVDLAEKEPEKAFAVNAEGVANIAEACAEFKTVLIHVSTDYVFDGETNLDYAEDDFTNPIGVYGQSKLKGEELALDINPKTIILRTSWLYSEFNKNFVKTMLNLFSQKEELGIVADQFGQPTNANDLAEAIMEIIETKNKTFGIFHFSNYPETTWFEFAQKIAEFSKSSIKLNPLTTEQYPTPAKRPKRSTMCLDKIEKFYKIEPKHWENSLEDCVEVLTK; encoded by the coding sequence ATGAAAAAAATATTAGTAATAGGCAGTAACGGACAATTAGGAAGCTGTATAAAACATATTGCAGAGAATTTTGAAAATAAATATGAATTTATATTTACAGATTCACAAGCTCTTAATGTGACAAATTCAGAGCAGATACAAAGTTTCTTTTACGATAATAAACCGGACTTTTGTATCAATGCTTCCGCATATACCGCAGTAGATCTTGCAGAAAAAGAACCTGAGAAAGCTTTTGCTGTAAATGCGGAAGGTGTTGCCAATATCGCAGAAGCTTGTGCCGAGTTTAAAACTGTTCTTATCCATGTTTCCACAGATTATGTTTTTGATGGAGAAACCAACCTGGATTATGCAGAAGATGATTTTACCAATCCAATAGGAGTTTATGGACAATCGAAACTTAAAGGAGAAGAATTAGCTCTAGATATCAATCCTAAGACAATCATTTTAAGAACGTCCTGGTTGTATTCAGAGTTTAATAAGAACTTTGTAAAGACAATGTTGAATTTGTTTTCTCAAAAAGAAGAGTTGGGAATTGTGGCAGATCAGTTTGGGCAGCCAACTAATGCCAACGACTTGGCAGAAGCAATAATGGAAATCATCGAAACTAAAAACAAAACATTTGGTATCTTCCATTTTTCAAACTACCCCGAAACTACTTGGTTTGAATTTGCTCAAAAAATTGCAGAATTTTCAAAATCAAGTATTAAACTAAATCCACTGACAACCGAGCAATATCCAACTCCGGCAAAAAGACCGAAGAGAAGTACTATGTGTTTAGATAAAATAGAGAAATTTTATAAAATAGAACCTAAGCATTGGGAAAATAGCTTAGAAGATTGTGTTGAAGTTCTTACAAAATAA
- a CDS encoding OmpH family outer membrane protein — translation MKKLSVLFTAIMMVVSVGMAKAQKSATLNVAAVLNAMPEKTKADADLKTFIDSKQAEIKKKGDAGQAKLKQYSEEASKKTAEENKAREAELQKIQEEIAQMQDKAMKDSQAKQDALYAPIETKLNAAIEKVAKANTIDFVLDANSSALIYKNGPDITADVKKELGLK, via the coding sequence ATGAAAAAATTAAGTGTATTATTTACAGCAATAATGATGGTTGTGTCTGTAGGTATGGCAAAAGCTCAAAAATCGGCTACTTTAAACGTTGCGGCTGTTCTTAATGCGATGCCTGAAAAAACTAAAGCAGATGCTGACCTAAAAACATTTATCGATAGCAAACAAGCTGAGATTAAAAAGAAAGGAGATGCTGGTCAAGCAAAATTAAAGCAATATTCTGAAGAAGCTTCTAAAAAAACTGCTGAAGAAAACAAAGCAAGAGAAGCAGAATTGCAAAAAATTCAGGAAGAAATTGCTCAAATGCAGGATAAAGCAATGAAAGACAGTCAGGCAAAACAAGATGCTTTATATGCTCCGATTGAAACAAAATTAAATGCTGCTATTGAAAAAGTAGCAAAAGCAAACACAATTGATTTTGTATTAGATGCTAATTCGTCTGCTCTTATCTACAAAAATGGTCCAGACATCACAGCTGATGTTAAAAAAGAATTAGGTCTTAAATAA